One part of the Moorena sp. SIOASIH genome encodes these proteins:
- a CDS encoding RNA-guided endonuclease TnpB family protein, whose protein sequence is MKHKAVKVRIYPTQEQIQILAQHFGCARWWWNYALNQCIETYKETGKGLKQSALNSMLPKLKKEKETEWLKDCYSQVLQSVSLNLSRAYQNFFVRVSVAYGQGRAKYPRFKSYHHRQSIQYHQKVKLVGDCLKFPGKLGVVKAVIHRPLDGDIKTVTVSKTPSGKYYASVLMEYDSSSSKVSKDGKVIGIDLGIKDFAITYDGEKTSKFGNPKHLSKYEKKLAKKQRIAARKKKGSNRRKKAIKIVAKVYERIGNVRQDYLHKLSRKIVDNNQVVVVENLNVKGMLCATRTLRERNHKLAKAISDLGWGTFVNFISYKCEKEGKVLVEINRWFPSSKTCSNCHYQIKELPLDVRTWTCPSCGTDQDRDGNAAKNIRAEGIRMLSSSGTGEVNARVEEVRPKRGRPSKLRHSSVKLEAPTSTFA, encoded by the coding sequence GTGAAACATAAAGCCGTCAAAGTCAGGATTTATCCCACTCAAGAGCAAATTCAGATCCTTGCTCAACATTTTGGGTGTGCTCGTTGGTGGTGGAATTACGCGCTGAATCAGTGCATAGAAACTTACAAGGAAACTGGCAAAGGGCTAAAACAATCTGCGCTTAACTCTATGCTTCCAAAGCTCAAAAAGGAAAAAGAGACTGAATGGCTAAAAGACTGTTACTCTCAGGTTTTACAATCTGTGAGTCTTAACCTTAGTCGCGCATATCAAAACTTTTTTGTTCGCGTCAGCGTGGCCTACGGCCAGGGCAGAGCCAAATATCCTAGATTCAAGTCATATCATCATCGCCAGTCAATTCAGTACCATCAAAAAGTCAAACTAGTGGGCGATTGTCTTAAATTTCCTGGAAAGCTAGGGGTTGTAAAGGCAGTAATTCATCGCCCACTGGACGGGGATATCAAGACTGTTACAGTCAGTAAGACTCCCTCTGGGAAATACTACGCCTCTGTGCTAATGGAATATGATTCTAGTAGCTCAAAGGTATCCAAAGATGGGAAAGTGATTGGCATTGATCTGGGTATCAAGGATTTTGCGATTACCTACGACGGCGAAAAGACCTCTAAATTTGGGAATCCTAAGCATCTATCCAAGTACGAAAAGAAACTAGCGAAAAAGCAGCGTATCGCCGCCCGAAAGAAAAAAGGTAGTAACAGACGCAAAAAGGCCATAAAAATTGTAGCTAAGGTATACGAACGGATTGGAAATGTCCGCCAAGACTATCTACATAAGCTATCCAGAAAGATAGTTGACAACAACCAAGTAGTGGTAGTCGAAAATCTAAACGTCAAGGGCATGCTGTGCGCTACGCGCACGCTTCGCGAACGTAACCATAAATTAGCTAAAGCAATATCTGATCTAGGTTGGGGAACCTTTGTTAATTTCATTTCTTATAAGTGCGAAAAAGAAGGAAAGGTATTGGTGGAGATAAACCGGTGGTTCCCCAGTTCTAAGACCTGCTCTAATTGTCATTACCAAATCAAAGAGCTGCCACTTGATGTAAGAACTTGGACTTGTCCGAGTTGCGGGACTGATCAGGACAGAGATGGTAATGCAGCAAAAAATATTAGAGCAGAAGGGATCAGAATGCTATCCTCCTCTGGGACGGGGGAGGTCAACGCCAGGGTCGAAGAAGTAAGACCAAAACGTGGACGTCCGTCCAAGTTAAGGCATTCTTCCGTGAAACTGGAAGCCCCAACCTCTACGTTCGCGTAG
- a CDS encoding pitrilysin family protein gives MRLEALLSEPLPQVKFPASVFKLTNGLNVIHQYLSATPVVVADVWVGAGAIAEPEEWYGMAHFLEHMIFKGTETIAPGVFDYVIESHGGVTNAATSHDFAHFFVTSASEYLKHTLPPLAELLLHPAIPEEEFVRERCVVLEEIRGSYDNPDWVGFQALSESVYQRHPYGRPILGTEADLMAHSPQQMRCFHQCHYQPENMTVVIVGDIDQESALTIVDQSFQDFACPTDCPKPEVIAEPPFIGIRRQELNLPRLEHSRLLMAWHGPGIDQLGDACGLDLLSVLLADGRSSRLVRELREEKQLVQDIGSSFSLQRDSSLFTITAYLEPEYLEQVEAIIREHLWQLHQTPVSTTELKRCQRQVYNDYIFSTESAGQLAGLYGYYSTIATPQAAYSYPIEIQKLTANDVMHLAQRYLSPHRYAITILNSMA, from the coding sequence TTGAGATTAGAAGCATTGTTATCTGAGCCCCTACCTCAAGTAAAGTTTCCTGCTAGTGTTTTCAAACTGACCAATGGCTTGAATGTCATTCATCAATACCTAAGCGCTACACCAGTAGTAGTGGCGGATGTGTGGGTTGGTGCTGGTGCGATCGCAGAACCAGAAGAATGGTATGGCATGGCTCACTTCTTGGAACACATGATTTTTAAAGGCACCGAGACCATTGCTCCTGGTGTGTTTGACTATGTGATTGAAAGCCACGGTGGTGTAACGAATGCCGCTACTAGCCATGACTTTGCTCATTTTTTCGTAACCAGTGCTTCTGAGTATTTAAAACATACCCTGCCTCCCTTGGCAGAATTACTCTTGCATCCTGCTATTCCTGAAGAAGAATTTGTCCGGGAACGGTGTGTGGTGTTAGAAGAAATTCGTGGCAGCTACGATAATCCTGATTGGGTGGGATTTCAGGCTCTTTCTGAGAGCGTTTACCAACGTCACCCCTATGGCAGACCGATTCTGGGTACTGAAGCGGATTTGATGGCTCACTCTCCCCAACAAATGCGCTGTTTCCACCAATGCCATTACCAGCCGGAAAATATGACTGTGGTGATTGTAGGTGATATTGACCAAGAATCAGCATTAACTATAGTTGACCAGTCATTTCAAGATTTTGCTTGCCCCACTGATTGTCCTAAACCAGAGGTGATAGCTGAACCACCATTTATCGGAATTAGACGTCAGGAACTCAACTTGCCTCGCCTGGAGCATTCACGTCTATTGATGGCTTGGCACGGACCAGGGATAGATCAGCTTGGGGATGCTTGTGGTTTGGATTTACTCTCTGTGCTTCTGGCTGATGGACGCTCTTCTCGCTTGGTAAGAGAATTAAGGGAAGAGAAACAATTAGTGCAAGACATTGGTAGTAGTTTCTCTCTACAGCGTGATTCAAGTTTGTTTACTATTACCGCCTACCTAGAACCCGAGTACCTGGAACAGGTAGAAGCAATAATTAGGGAACACCTGTGGCAATTGCACCAGACACCAGTGTCAACTACAGAACTCAAACGCTGTCAACGTCAGGTCTATAACGACTATATTTTTTCCACAGAATCTGCTGGTCAACTTGCTGGTTTGTATGGTTACTACAGCACTATTGCTACACCACAAGCAGCCTATAGTTATCCGATTGAGATTCAAAAGCTAACAGCTAATGACGTAATGCACTTAGCCCAGCGGTATCTTTCTCCCCATCGCTATGCTATCACAATCCTCAACAGTATGGCTTAA
- a CDS encoding pitrilysin family protein, protein MPNITLKQQQNIHRTVLDNGIVVIVVENAAADIIASRLFIRAGSQFDPPNQAGLSHLVSAVMTKGTQDLSSIDIAERVESMGAQLGADAANDYFLLSLKTVAADWFEMLQLAGQILRSPSFPDAEVDLERYLTIQTIRAQQEQPFNIAYKQLRQAMYQDHPYGFSVLGEEATVSTLGRADLEHYHQTYFRPDNLIISIAGRINSEDAIGQVEQVFGDWQVPDTPLSKPSLPSPIAQPCQVTTAQDTQQSIVMLGYLTSAVQEADFATLKLLNTYLGNGLSSRLFVELREKRGLAYDVSALFPTRQSASTFIAYMGTAPENTETALVGLVTEVERLCSQQLSQDELQVAKNKLLGQYALGKQTNGQLAQVYGWYETIGLGVEFDTLFQQDVTRVTPEMAQAAANRYFIEPYISLVGPAEAINFLG, encoded by the coding sequence ATGCCTAATATCACACTAAAGCAACAACAGAATATCCATCGCACAGTGCTAGATAATGGCATCGTGGTGATTGTAGTTGAAAATGCTGCTGCTGATATCATTGCCAGCCGTCTATTTATTCGGGCAGGTAGTCAGTTCGATCCACCAAACCAAGCTGGGCTATCTCACCTCGTCTCAGCAGTTATGACCAAGGGAACCCAAGACTTATCCTCTATAGACATTGCCGAACGGGTCGAGTCTATGGGGGCTCAACTTGGTGCTGATGCGGCTAACGATTATTTTCTACTCTCCCTGAAAACCGTTGCAGCTGACTGGTTTGAAATGTTACAGCTAGCAGGGCAGATTTTGCGATCGCCTAGTTTCCCAGATGCTGAGGTAGACCTAGAGAGGTACCTAACCATTCAAACTATTCGTGCCCAACAGGAGCAACCCTTTAACATTGCCTATAAGCAATTGCGACAGGCAATGTATCAAGACCATCCCTATGGCTTCTCAGTGTTGGGAGAAGAAGCTACCGTATCTACACTGGGTCGAGCTGACTTAGAACACTATCATCAGACTTATTTCCGCCCTGATAACCTCATAATTAGTATTGCAGGTCGTATTAACTCAGAAGATGCGATTGGGCAGGTGGAGCAAGTGTTTGGGGATTGGCAAGTTCCCGATACACCCCTGAGCAAACCCTCCTTACCCTCCCCCATTGCCCAACCCTGCCAAGTAACTACTGCCCAAGACACGCAGCAGTCCATTGTGATGCTGGGTTATCTGACCTCAGCCGTACAAGAGGCTGACTTTGCTACGCTGAAACTTCTCAATACCTACCTGGGCAATGGTCTTTCTAGCCGCTTGTTTGTAGAACTCAGAGAAAAGCGGGGTTTAGCCTATGATGTCTCAGCATTGTTTCCTACACGCCAGTCGGCTTCTACGTTTATAGCCTACATGGGCACAGCACCAGAAAATACAGAAACTGCCCTAGTTGGTCTGGTTACGGAAGTGGAACGCCTTTGTTCTCAACAACTGAGTCAGGATGAATTGCAAGTTGCCAAAAATAAGCTTCTTGGTCAGTATGCACTAGGTAAACAAACCAATGGTCAGCTAGCTCAAGTCTATGGCTGGTATGAGACCATCGGGCTAGGAGTTGAGTTTGATACCCTGTTTCAACAGGATGTGACAAGGGTTACTCCAGAGATGGCTCAAGCAGCAGCTAATCGCTATTTCATTGAACCTTATATTTCTCTAGTCGGACCTGCTGAAGCAATCAACTTCCTGGGTTAA
- a CDS encoding peptidoglycan-binding protein — protein MDSIDTTNSIIGITIFGSVALSLGNLPAVALEANGVVPKLAQGITPVKINRPTLDIGSEGERVSELQAVLKLLGYYTGEVNGVYGDNTAIAVSKLQQEAGLTPHGIMGAAEWNLLFPSIPPNPTSSTSTSNPLPSASIRPPTTSDGISASSFPRPSITQAITQTTTTRPNPSSTATSTGFGNRTTTTGNSVTVERTKPSAITLPILRQGMRGPAVQQLQRRLKSLGFLKATVDGVFGEVTKAAVQAAQRKFKLEPDGIVGPATWNALLR, from the coding sequence ATGGATTCTATAGACACCACTAACAGCATCATCGGTATAACTATCTTTGGATCAGTAGCCCTTAGCTTAGGGAACTTGCCAGCAGTTGCCCTTGAAGCCAATGGCGTTGTCCCAAAACTGGCTCAAGGAATTACCCCAGTCAAAATCAACCGACCAACTCTCGACATTGGTAGTGAGGGGGAAAGAGTATCTGAATTACAAGCAGTTCTTAAATTATTGGGGTATTACACAGGAGAGGTAAATGGGGTCTATGGAGATAATACTGCGATCGCTGTCTCCAAGCTCCAGCAAGAAGCGGGTTTAACTCCCCATGGCATCATGGGAGCTGCTGAATGGAATCTTCTGTTTCCGAGCATCCCACCCAATCCAACATCCTCAACCTCTACTTCAAATCCCTTACCCTCAGCAAGTATAAGACCCCCGACCACCTCTGATGGCATCTCAGCATCATCCTTTCCGAGGCCTTCCATCACACAAGCTATTACCCAAACCACCACAACTCGTCCTAACCCTTCCTCCACAGCAACCAGCACTGGCTTTGGTAATCGCACTACCACAACCGGCAATTCGGTTACTGTCGAGAGAACTAAGCCTAGCGCTATAACCTTACCAATTCTCCGACAAGGTATGCGTGGTCCAGCCGTCCAGCAATTGCAGAGGCGACTGAAATCTCTTGGTTTTTTAAAAGCCACAGTAGATGGGGTATTTGGAGAGGTTACGAAAGCCGCAGTACAAGCCGCTCAGCGCAAGTTCAAACTAGAACCTGATGGCATTGTTGGTCCTGCTACTTGGAATGCTTTGCTACGTTGA
- a CDS encoding response regulator: MLFKSLVQGVSKVSGKVPLPLILVIPFVLQIFAAVGVVAYLSYRNGKRAVNDVATQLLEEVNARVEQNLEAYLTIPHLVNQINATAINLGQLNLQDIPELERYFWQQLQIFNTLTFTGLGLENKDNLGAERLDDGTLILRVSTKATNHIFYSYSTNEFGERCSAVLGETPMSDCIKKRQEILDSIKFDPRTRPWYSTAVKAGRSTWSEIYPNTAGITAYLGASMPFYDKQDQLQGVLLTNINLSQIGKFLRSLNVGKTGQVFIIERSGMLVATSTGEKPFRTTHKDYGAERVKATDSTNAFTKATAQYLSTKLNQKQPIQRLQQWKFAVDGKRKFVQIQPFQDEFGLDWLIVVVVPEADFIEQIHAHTRTTIALCLVALLLATEVGIVTSRWVVRPIVQLKDAAIALEKGQFDQIVNQERSDELGVLVKAFNNMARQLQESFATLEAKNTELQHLDQLKNEFLANTSQELRTPLNGIISIAESLIDGVAGQLPSKANANLAIIASSGKRLGNLVNDLLDFSKLKHKHLELQIKPVSLREIANLVLGHSQSLIGKKPLQLINSIPADLPLVDADENRLQQILYNLIENAIKFTESGKVEVSAEQLPVSNDELAMLVITVSDTGIGIPADKLNRIFDSFESVDCSRTKEYGGRGLGLAVTRQLVELHGGKIHVRSLRVGEVQCPLGGSPKRSQNKSGSQFTFTLPVSQRQVQQTSALLPIESIAPVPDLTNETPNFTGALAADSGYTKILIVDDEPVNRQVLSNYLSMENYAIATATNGLEALEMLSTGFQPDLILLDVMMPRMTGYEVCEKIRQKFLPSELPVIMLTANNQVSDLVEGFTCGVNDYLTKPFSKHELLARIKSHLRLSKITSAYGKFVPHDFLRFLGYDSIVDVKLGDHVQKEMTVLFADIRSFTSLSEQLSPQENFNFINSYLSRVSPAIRAHNGFIDKYIGDGVMALFPESADDGVQGALEMQQTVAVYNQHRSQSGYVPITIGIGLHTGSLMLGTIGEQKRMESTVISDAVNLASRLEGLTKLYGAGIMISQQTLYNLNEFQKYSYRFLDRVKVKGKNKPVAVFELFDQDEPQLKQLKRQTKSNFEQAAFLYHRQAFAQAEQIFQSVLQTNPQDKAAMLYVKRCQRYQSYGVPEDWERAEALHE; encoded by the coding sequence ATGTTATTCAAATCTTTAGTCCAAGGGGTTTCCAAGGTTTCTGGGAAAGTTCCCCTTCCCCTGATCTTGGTCATACCATTTGTCCTGCAAATCTTCGCAGCAGTGGGAGTTGTGGCATATCTGTCCTATAGAAACGGCAAGAGAGCGGTTAATGATGTTGCGACTCAACTGCTTGAAGAAGTGAATGCTCGGGTTGAGCAGAATTTGGAGGCTTATCTAACCATTCCGCATCTAGTTAATCAGATTAATGCCACTGCCATCAATCTAGGTCAATTGAATTTGCAAGATATTCCTGAATTAGAGCGTTACTTTTGGCAGCAGCTTCAGATCTTTAATACCCTCACATTTACTGGATTAGGCTTAGAGAATAAAGACAACTTAGGAGCAGAACGATTAGATGATGGTACACTGATACTAAGAGTCTCCACCAAAGCTACCAATCATATTTTTTACTCCTATTCTACTAACGAATTTGGGGAGCGATGCAGCGCGGTCTTGGGGGAAACCCCCATGAGTGACTGCATCAAGAAGCGTCAGGAAATCCTAGACAGTATTAAGTTTGATCCGCGCACTCGACCATGGTATAGCACTGCTGTCAAAGCTGGTCGCTCAACTTGGAGTGAAATTTACCCCAATACTGCTGGGATCACTGCCTATCTCGGTGCATCAATGCCATTTTACGACAAACAGGATCAATTGCAGGGGGTACTCCTAACCAATATAAACCTATCACAAATCGGCAAGTTTTTACGCAGTCTAAACGTTGGCAAAACTGGACAAGTGTTTATCATTGAACGTTCGGGAATGCTCGTGGCAACCTCTACCGGTGAGAAGCCTTTTCGCACTACTCACAAAGACTACGGAGCCGAACGAGTTAAAGCAACGGATAGTACTAATGCTTTCACTAAAGCTACGGCTCAATATTTATCAACCAAGCTGAATCAAAAACAACCAATTCAACGTTTACAGCAATGGAAATTTGCTGTTGACGGTAAACGAAAATTTGTACAAATACAGCCGTTTCAAGATGAGTTTGGCTTGGATTGGTTGATTGTGGTAGTCGTGCCAGAAGCGGATTTCATCGAACAAATCCACGCCCATACCCGCACTACTATTGCCTTATGCCTAGTAGCATTGTTACTGGCAACAGAAGTCGGAATCGTTACATCCCGTTGGGTTGTCCGGCCTATCGTCCAACTGAAGGATGCAGCCATTGCTCTAGAGAAGGGACAATTTGACCAAATTGTCAACCAGGAGCGCTCCGATGAACTTGGGGTTTTGGTTAAGGCATTTAATAACATGGCAAGACAATTGCAAGAGTCGTTTGCCACCCTAGAAGCCAAGAATACTGAATTGCAGCACCTCGATCAACTCAAAAACGAATTTTTAGCCAATACCTCCCAAGAACTCCGCACTCCCCTCAATGGCATTATCAGCATTGCTGAATCCCTGATCGATGGTGTTGCAGGACAATTGCCCTCCAAAGCAAACGCCAATCTTGCCATCATTGCATCTAGTGGAAAAAGACTAGGGAATTTAGTCAACGATCTCCTCGATTTTTCGAAGCTAAAACACAAACATCTTGAACTTCAAATTAAGCCAGTAAGCCTGCGAGAAATAGCCAATCTCGTCCTTGGACATTCCCAGTCTCTAATTGGCAAAAAACCTTTGCAGTTAATTAACTCAATTCCTGCCGATCTGCCCTTGGTCGATGCTGACGAAAATCGGCTGCAACAAATTCTTTATAACTTAATCGAGAATGCTATTAAGTTCACTGAATCTGGTAAGGTGGAAGTATCAGCTGAGCAGTTACCCGTTAGCAATGACGAGTTAGCAATGTTAGTCATTACTGTCTCAGATACAGGAATTGGTATTCCAGCAGATAAATTAAATCGGATTTTTGACTCCTTTGAATCAGTAGATTGCTCCAGGACTAAAGAATACGGCGGGAGGGGTTTGGGATTAGCGGTTACTAGACAGTTAGTCGAGTTACACGGTGGCAAAATTCATGTGCGATCGCTTAGGGTGGGAGAAGTACAATGCCCTCTGGGAGGCTCCCCTAAGCGATCGCAAAATAAGTCTGGTTCCCAGTTTACATTTACTTTGCCAGTGTCTCAGAGGCAGGTTCAGCAGACCTCAGCACTGTTGCCAATTGAATCCATCGCTCCAGTTCCGGATTTGACGAATGAAACCCCGAACTTTACTGGAGCCTTAGCAGCAGACAGTGGATATACCAAAATTTTGATTGTGGACGATGAACCAGTCAACCGTCAGGTTCTTAGCAATTATCTTTCCATGGAAAATTATGCGATCGCTACAGCCACTAATGGTTTAGAAGCTTTAGAAATGCTCTCAACTGGCTTCCAGCCTGACTTGATCTTACTGGATGTGATGATGCCCCGCATGACGGGCTATGAAGTCTGTGAAAAAATTCGCCAGAAGTTTTTGCCCAGTGAACTTCCGGTGATCATGTTAACCGCCAACAATCAAGTTTCCGATTTGGTAGAAGGGTTTACTTGTGGGGTAAATGATTATCTGACTAAGCCTTTTTCTAAGCATGAATTGTTAGCCCGAATTAAAAGTCATCTACGGCTTTCTAAAATTACCTCTGCTTATGGTAAGTTTGTTCCCCATGACTTTTTGCGCTTCCTGGGATATGACAGTATTGTTGATGTTAAATTAGGGGATCATGTTCAAAAAGAAATGACTGTTCTTTTTGCTGATATTCGCTCTTTTACCAGCCTATCAGAACAGTTATCTCCTCAAGAAAATTTTAATTTTATTAATAGCTATCTGAGTCGAGTTAGTCCAGCAATCCGAGCTCACAATGGCTTTATTGATAAGTACATTGGAGATGGAGTCATGGCACTTTTTCCTGAGTCAGCGGATGATGGGGTTCAAGGTGCACTTGAGATGCAACAAACAGTTGCGGTCTACAATCAGCATCGGTCCCAAAGTGGTTATGTTCCGATTACTATCGGTATTGGTTTACATACAGGTAGCTTAATGCTAGGAACAATCGGTGAACAAAAGCGGATGGAAAGTACGGTTATTTCTGATGCAGTTAATCTTGCTTCCCGCTTGGAAGGATTAACCAAACTTTATGGTGCAGGGATTATGATTAGCCAACAAACCCTCTATAACCTGAATGAGTTTCAAAAGTACAGTTATAGGTTTCTGGATCGAGTCAAAGTTAAGGGAAAAAATAAACCGGTGGCAGTATTTGAGCTATTTGATCAAGATGAGCCGCAACTGAAGCAGTTAAAGAGACAAACTAAGAGTAACTTTGAACAAGCTGCTTTTCTCTACCATCGGCAAGCTTTCGCCCAAGCTGAACAGATATTTCAGTCAGTTTTACAAACCAATCCCCAGGATAAAGCAGCCATGCTCTATGTTAAACGCTGCCAAAGGTATCAAAGTTATGGGGTGCCAGAGGACTGGGAACGGGCAGAAGCGTTGCATGAGTAA
- a CDS encoding ISAs1 family transposase, which translates to MSKKTLAAIVDSGNDYLVKVKKNQPKLYQQIETESNQLTPRQKVTHYEKTRNRNTYRLIEVFDPPENLDPKWIGAGCVIKVSPSGTRGNETYRSISYYLCSKPPLSRGLANGIRGHWLIENSLHWVKDVIYEEDISPQTSGQAPLNLSLLKTWVLTLLRAHGFDSIKAAISEMSHNLRYILSFCT; encoded by the coding sequence TTGTCAAAAAAAACTCTGGCAGCCATCGTCGATTCAGGGAATGACTATCTAGTTAAAGTCAAAAAAAATCAACCCAAATTATATCAACAAATAGAAACGGAATCAAACCAGCTTACACCACGACAAAAAGTGACCCATTATGAAAAAACTAGAAACCGTAATACTTATCGTCTTATTGAAGTGTTTGATCCACCCGAAAACCTTGACCCCAAATGGATTGGAGCTGGTTGTGTGATTAAAGTCTCTCCCAGTGGAACTCGTGGAAATGAGACTTATAGAAGCATCAGTTATTATCTTTGTTCAAAACCACCATTATCTCGTGGTTTGGCCAATGGAATTAGAGGACATTGGCTCATTGAAAATTCTCTTCATTGGGTAAAAGACGTCATCTATGAAGAAGATATTAGTCCGCAAACGTCAGGACAAGCTCCTTTAAACTTATCTTTGCTGAAAACATGGGTTTTAACCCTTCTTCGAGCACATGGCTTTGATTCTATCAAGGCAGCAATCAGTGAAATGAGCCATAATTTGAGATATATCCTCAGTTTTTGTACTTAA
- a CDS encoding transposase family protein yields MQIPDHRDPHGLRHPLWLVLLIIIMGMMSGYWGYRQLGRFVERHRRELINRLQIPFARVPSYSVIRRVMVNLDYEELQLVFNKWSKHYGVIPSSEWISIDGKSLKNTGT; encoded by the coding sequence TTGCAAATACCTGATCATCGAGATCCTCATGGTCTTCGTCATCCTCTCTGGCTGGTGCTTCTAATCATAATTATGGGAATGATGAGTGGTTATTGGGGTTATCGACAATTAGGTAGATTTGTGGAACGTCATCGAAGGGAATTGATTAATAGACTTCAAATTCCTTTTGCTCGTGTTCCTTCTTATTCAGTGATCAGAAGAGTCATGGTTAATTTAGATTACGAAGAACTCCAACTTGTATTTAATAAATGGAGTAAACACTATGGTGTTATTCCCTCTTCAGAATGGATATCCATAGATGGGAAGAGCCTCAAAAATACTGGAACGTAA